The proteins below are encoded in one region of Populus alba chromosome 2, ASM523922v2, whole genome shotgun sequence:
- the LOC118049358 gene encoding transcription repressor OFP16: protein MAGTAGRNLNLCFIAKIKRPLPPDHQSPSNPLTPDDHSHPFRFKNYNSLYDHTIDSAPASTSISSSSSSSEPDFASVYASQRFFFSSPGSSNSIIESTPSIVTSTESSDNLVAPQPDSNGLIINHSAGKSLLLDGCNNSHPLHDQQPPQLLKSPTVKDSMAVSTYSHDPYMDFRRSMQEMVDARHLVDVKANWEYLHELLSSYLSLNPKSTHKFIVGAFADLLVSLLSAEMTQDGSRREGDFSSVGCGISRQSM, encoded by the coding sequence ATGGCTGGCACAGCAGGAAGAAACCTCAATCTCTGCTTCATCGCTAAGATCAAACGTCCACTACCACCTGATCATCAATCGCCCTCTAACCCACTAACCCCGGATGATCACAGCCATCCATTCCgctttaaaaactataattccCTCTACGACCACACCATTGACTCCGCCCCCGCCTCCACCTCCATCTCTTCCAGCTCCTCCTCCTCTGAACCTGACTTCGCCAGCGTCTACGCCTCTCAGCGCTTCTTTTTCTCCTCCCCCGGCAGCTCCAACTCCATCATTGAATCTACACCGTCCATTGTCACTTCCACAGAATCATCAGACAATCTAGTAGCCCCGCAACCTGATAGCAATGGTCTGATAATAAATCACTCTGCTGGCAAGTCTTTGTTACTTGACGGCTGTAACAATAGCCATCCTTTACATGATCAACAACCACCCCAATTATTAAAATCACCAACCGTTAAAGACAGTATGGCTGTCTCCACCTACTCACACGACCCGTACATGGACTTCCGGCGATCCATGCAGGAGATGGTAGATGCACGCCACTTGGTGGATGTCAAGGCTAATTGGGAGTACTTGCACGAGCTTCTATCGAGTTATCTTTCTCTTAATCCAAAGAGTACCCACAAGTTCATTGTTGGTGCTTTTGCCGATCTTCTTGTTAGTCTTTTGTCAGCGGAAATGACGCAAGATGGTAGCCGCCGGGAAGGAGATTTTTCTTCCGTTGGCTGTGGGATTTCGCGGCAGTCCATGTAA